GTCGAACGCTCTTACTCCAGAGTGAGAGAGCTGGTGATCTCTGAGATTCCTTGGATCAGCGAAAGTCTTGTCACAGAGACGACATtcgaaaggcttctctccagtgtgaatccttATGTGAATCTTAAGGtttcctttttgtgtgaagctctttccacactgagggcagTGGAACTCTTTTTTGGCTCCTGTTTTGTTTTCACCCTGAGAGCAACTGAAGGGATTTTGTCCTGTTATCAAATGATCATTCTCCCCTTTGCTCAGTTCTTCTCGAGTTTCAATCACATCTAAAATAAGCACATCATTTATCAATTGTCAAAAAATATGTAATGTGAAATTAAATGATATAGAAGGCTATTATGAGATATCTGCCAGTCTCATATTATAAATACACAACGTCCATACACTTTTATAACCATttggaaacatttttattaattgtttaaGGGTTATGTCACCACTCTGCTTTTATTAAGATATATGACCACCAGATCAGATGATTTTGATTTCTTAATGTTAGCAGTTTAGAGAATTTATAAATTGATACTAACCTTGTTCTTTAGTAGGCTTATCTTTAGTTTTCCTTCTGCGTGGTCCGGAATCTCTCACGCGCACACTTTCCATTCTTGTAGTAGCCTACGTATTCTCCACTTGAAGTCAGACCTTCATACTGACGTCTGAAACTAAACCTAGTACTATTGTAGGCTACTTATTTGTGAATTGTTGTGGGAGTGTCTTTAATCTGTGAATCGCGACCGCGAGGTGTGAATTGTACGCTTTTTTGTGAGTTTTTGTGTAAATCACTCTTCAGACCTTTCTCACATAATATCACAATCAATTCAATGCGACCATTTAAGTAGCTGAATGATCCAAAATGTGTTTTGGGGGcgggagcattttcattcaaaACAGTATCGgtttttaaatgcaaataatcgattcattttaaatgtttaaaaagcaGGTAACGTCTTACCGAATACCATTTTGACTAACGTTAGGCCGGCATCAGTTTCCTCAAGTTCGCGTGTTCTTTGAATGAGGAGAGCAGAAACAAAATATACCGTAGTTTAGCTGTTTTAACGATTATAAGTCAGATTTAGACTTTAAAGCATACAGAGCTCTGGGTCACCGCTGTCCCTgatcccattcatttcaatggagCGCTGGCGACTTCCGGTGACACGAGCGACAGTGACCGTTGGCGACAGAATGTGGGCGTGTCAAGCGAAACGAGACACGCgacaaaagttcagaaatttcaactttatgcaaaCGAGAAGCGATTTTCGCGAGCAACAACCAATAGGAGTGAAGTCAGTGGAGTGCACGTGATCCGTCTGCTGTACTGCTACTGCGGTGTCCGGAGGAGTTGTTGATATTAGCTTTTAGCAAGCCCCCTGTTCTTTATAATATGTctctgtgtagcctacatacagagacacatttaaaaaaatgatgcatggaAAAACGTGTCTGGGATTGTAAGGAAATAAAGTAAGTTTTGACTAAACTGCATGCAATATGGTCTACCTATTACAGTACAGTGTGTATGTATTCTAATAACTCGCTCTGTTCTGCAAAACACTAGTAATAAAAACGGTACTAtagtacaaatatatttaatgacGTTTATATGCAACCCGTAGTGGGAACGCCCACTAGCGACATGAATCTCTGGCGCTGGCGACATGCAGTGACAAAATCGCTGGCGGTGTTATACACAACAGAATATGCAATTTTCTTAGGAGTCAGATGAATTTCTGGTCTCGTGGGAGTCAGACGACTCTCTGGTGTCATTTGACTTCATTTGCAACATCGCCCCTCCAATTCCTGCACATAAGACTGATtctttgttaaagggttagtttacccaaaaattaaaattctgtcgaCATGACTTAGCCTACTACCCTCATGTCTTCTTCGACACCTgtgagacctctgttcatcttcggaacaccaatgatttttgttgaaatcagatgactcagacaggccttcattgacacattgatgtcatttgcacaaaaaaacaacaacaactaaataacgacttatataggcTAGGCCATGATGggtaaaacaaagatttgaacagttatgaatcagcatatcgattcaggaatcagcgtatcgattcaggatccggatcgccaatgtcaagtgatttcagcagtttgacacgcgaccCGAATCATGAATTCAATAGGCTGATTCATAATGCAaagtttgttttgaaattggcccatcattatataagtcattattttttttatagtcatTGTTTTTTGCgcaaaacaaatattttcatcgcttattaataattatcacaatatacaatacaatataattatcaataataaaattattgtagggGCATTCATTTTAGAGAGATTAATTTTCActacaattaattaattaagtcTATAATTAGACTTTGTAACTATGGGTTTCTATGTGtataaagaaattcatacaagtttggaacaacttgaggggaAACACTGGGAGTGGGAAAACACAGAaatcaatggggtccatcaactgtttggctACTGACAATCTATAAAATATCTTATGAAGAAAgcaattcatacaggtttggaacaacctgagggtaaacaaaataatttaaattttggggAGACCTATTCCCTTAAAGCagtcacatgcacacacacacaataaaaggAGAAACTAATTAATACACACAAAACAacatattttagtttattatcACAGAACCACAGTAAGACTCCACATGAGAATATTGGAGAGTCACTGCTTTACCATGCTGATGTACAACGACCACTCCACCACTTATTTAAAGCATGAACAAGAAAAGGCACCACTTCAGAGAGTTGCGATTTCCTGTTCATATGTTATGAATATTCTCATGATTGGATCAATTTGTGAATGTTACCATCTATTGACACAGTGATCTGGATATTTTTAACCTTCATTTGaatcagtgtgtgtctgtgctttAATCTTATTTTCAAACTCAACAAAAATGGGGGAAGAGCCACAAATGCTTCTTTGTTAAACAACAGTAATGATTTCTGACTTTATTGAGCACCACGTAGGAGAAAGTCTGTCATTAATATCCAAATTGGCCATCTTTACACAATACTCATCAATGTCCAGTCATGCTCATCAATCTCCCTGAGAAAACATGTTCTAACAGCATCCACCGCCTGACTGTTTCACCGGGGTGCTTTCGATTTTAAGATCAGGTTTCTCGGAACCCCCTGAAGTCCCTGGTCTCATGCGCTTCTTAATTTCCTCTGCCATGGTCATGAAGGCCTGCTCCACGTTCGTGGCATTTTTGGCACTCGTCTCAAGGAAAGGGATGCCAAGAGAGTCAGCGAACTCCTGTGGAGAAAAGGTGTTTTCAGGAAAAGTTAACATGTAAAGTGTTTAAAGGTAGAAATGACATAAAGACAAAGTTCATTTTATTGCCGTACCAACCTTAGCTGTAGTGTAGTCCACAACTTTTTTTGTAGTGAGGTCACACTTATTTCCTACAAGTAGTTTGTTGACATTTTCACTCGCATAGCGATCGATTTCCTTCAGCCACTGTTTCACGTTGTTGTAGGATTCCTGAAAGGACACAAGCACAAAAATGTGTGcagttaaaatacatttaagttCTAAATCTTTAAGAAATGTGGTAAATTTCCAAATGTTTCAAGTATGGAGGTGCAGTTTTAGAAAGGGGTGTCACAAACCTGATCTGTGACATCATACACAACGATGATCCCGTGAGCTCCTCTGTAGTAGCTGGATGTAATCGTGCGGAATCTCTCCTGTCCAGCAGTGTCCCACTGTAATCATGGACAGGACTCAGTTTGTCTGTGGTTTCACATTAAATGATACACTTAATTAGAAAAATGTAAAGTATACAAACTCACTATCTGCAGTTTAATAGTTTTTCCATCCAACTCAATAGTTCGGATCTTGAAATCCACTCCGATCGTGCTGATGAAACTCTCTGTGTAGGTGTCGTCCTGGAAGAGAAGAGTCCATTATAATTCAAGAACAGAACGTCAGATATCGTTCATATCCAAGAATGCTGTTCAGAAAACACTTACTGCAAAACGCAAGAGAATGCAGGATTTTCCAACTCCAGAATCTCCAATCAGAAGAAGCTTGAATAAGTAGTCactggacaaaaatgcaaaaataaatagtttcaatacagttatatatatatatatatatatatatatatatatatatatatatatatatatatatatatatatatatataatataattatatatataatatatataatttaattattatagaAATAGAAAATTTTGTTGACCTGTCAACGTAAGGTTAAAACAATTTTTAGGCCATCATAAATGTTCAATATTAAGCTTTAATAAGTAGTCACTggaaaaatatgcaaaataaatTTAGTTTCAATACAGTTTAAATACATAcccatttattatttaattattacagAAATTGATCAACAACTGCGTAGGAAATTTGGTTGCCCCGTCAAAGAAAGGTTTAAAAAATGATTAGGCTATCATAAATGTTCATATATATGACAGGGAAAGACGACTTACTATTCAGGGTTCATGATGTGACAGCAAAAGGATTGTTATTGTTTGTCCAGCTGGTAGAAGCGCTCTGGGTCGCTTACTGTTTCACCGGCTGACCGACTCCGAGCCAGTATTTAGCCTGGAATAGTAGCAACAAAAAGAGGATATTTGAGTTTTGATAAGCCTTTGTGCACCGTTCCCGTTCCAGATTTCCTTGCAAAATTAACCCAGTCTGACTTTTCGCCTCCTCTCTTCTCTCTGGTTTTTACAAGCCGCGCAGGTGCGGCAGTGACGGATGAAGATGCGACGTTTTTCTTATCCGCTTTCGCCGCCTAGTGGTAGGATCCATGCACATGTGTAATGCTGTACTGAATGTAGCCAGAATTCACATAACAGAAACGTCAAGTTTGCTTGTTCTCTGTGGTTATAAAGTATGTCGGTTTAGCAGATAAGCTGACGCATTAAAAGTAAGTTAGGTCTTCGTGGTGTTTGCCCCTTAACGTTAAATACACACCGAGTCGATGCTTAGGTGTTGTAGGTGGTTTCCAAGGGGTTTAAAATGCGGTTGCTAGGGGTTTCTCTGTGTAGTTGCTTTTCTGTTCATGTCTTTAAGATTGTTTGTGAGCCTGACAAAAAAATAGTCCATCGGAGATTCGAACTGCAAAGGTAAAACTTTTGTTGTAGTCAAAtggtattgtaaaaaaaaaaaaaagagttttatccagaaaaaaagaaaaagaaaattacatttatacagCATTCATTCAAACATCAAACTTTAttgaataaaacacacaaaatcttAAAATAGGAATGaataacacatttaaatatcaaaaagaGTAGCCTACAGTCAGacaaaatactttttgtgtatttataaaacagtccataaatatttttgttatcTTTCAAGGTTTCAAACTGAAAAATACAGGCTTCGTTGTCAATATAAAAAGCCCCTTTTCAAAAGGTTTACATTTCTAAAGGCACTGCAAtgcaataaaaatgtatgaatacaTTCGTTTGGAGACACAATCAGAAAATACAATTTGAATCTAATACAAGGCAACAGCCCAACAGAGACATTTTTGCATACCAGGAAAcgacacaaataaataatgtaaaaacagCAAACTTTGGCGCGCAAGGAAGAAACATTACTCAAACACTATTTCCAATAAAACTTAACAAAGGAGAGAAAATCCTGCTCACTGCTGTAGTTTGGAATAATTCTATTGGTTATTGAGCAAGGTTTAGTTCGCTTAAAAATTCATCAATAAATATTTTGCAATCTACAGCAGTATGAAAGATGTTTCTCTTTTATTTCTTGAGTTCAGTTTATTTGTCTGTAACCATTCAGGTGTGTGAAGGGTGTTTGTTTATTGTTCAAAAAAACAATATACACCTTTTCAGATTTAAAGTAATATTGCTTATATTATACCAAGCTCTTTACCAGTGCAACTTGGAAGAACATTTAAATCGTTGTGCAAACTTTTCAGGGAATAAATATTATGATCCACActggacatgttttatattcCACTGTTGTCACTGAGATCTTGAAGATGTTGTGAGAAAGGGCTTCACGTTTAAGCCAAATGtctttgaaatgtaaaaaaaggcaCACTATTGTCTCGGTGTAGTCAGAGTCATCAAGATTGTCTCTGGTGCAGTCAGCCAGTTTTCATATGAATTCATTATTGAAGAACACACTTTTCCTTATTGCTGTATTTTCTACGTCTTGCATCCAGACCTTTCTGCAGTCGTTCATCCTCTTCCAAAGCTCTGCacataaaaaatacatacagTGCATGTGAATTGTAGAATCACATCATTTTCACCATGCCAGTGCaccaaaataaatatacaagtgTGACTAGACTCACCCTCTTTCTTTTGCATCCATGTCTCTGACCAG
The window above is part of the Pseudorasbora parva isolate DD20220531a chromosome 23, ASM2467924v1, whole genome shotgun sequence genome. Proteins encoded here:
- the rab1bb gene encoding RAB1B, member RAS oncogene family b; translation: MNPEYDYLFKLLLIGDSGVGKSCILLRFADDTYTESFISTIGVDFKIRTIELDGKTIKLQIWDTAGQERFRTITSSYYRGAHGIIVVYDVTDQESYNNVKQWLKEIDRYASENVNKLLVGNKCDLTTKKVVDYTTAKEFADSLGIPFLETSAKNATNVEQAFMTMAEEIKKRMRPGTSGGSEKPDLKIESTPVKQSGGGCC